The genomic window GCTTGTTGACTTTTAGGGTTAGGACGATCAAGTCATGGTTGATGGTCCTCCATATGAATGGCTGACGATGAAATTTACACTCTTATTTTATGCAATTGGTAGGAGATAGTTTCTATTAGGATGTCCATCTTATTATGATATTCACATACGGACCAGCGaggcaaaactttttttttgaaatatctcTTGTAGTTGGCAATGATGAACCTATGAAAATAAgatcatgttttattttgacTCATGGTGTaaaattgattatataatgtgaatgagaaaaatatctTGTTTGTATGAATGTGAAACAAGTTATGTATgtaaatgtgaaaatttttgtcTGATGTGCATTTGAAACAAATTAGTGGTAGTGAAGAAAGTAAAGCCATCGGCGTGCGAAAAAAATACGAATGTAACGTGAACTGAAATAGTTTGCGTCGTACACATGAACAACATAAACAAATTACTTGATGTGTACATGTGAAGTTATGTCATAAGGATGCTCATTTAGTGTGAAAAACGtgacttattaaaaaaaaaagcacgtATAATACGCCAAAAAACAATCAGCcgtataaaacataaaaaaatgggctttaaaaaaaaacatcaaaacataaaaaacatgaaaataatacaggttttttcacttttttcgtattttttatgattttttattttttatatttttcaaaatttattaaatgttttaaattttttaaaaaaaaatcaagattttcCCAACATATTCTCGAGTTATacaattttgtcatattataccTCAAAAATTTCTGGTGGTATGATACCTATAACATCTTTCAAATTCGAACAAAATTTCGTGAGTCCCAGCAGTCATTACAGCAAGAATAATAAGCTTTAGCAATGGTTATGCCCTTTTCATCGACTAAACTAATAGATCTTCTCTACAACTCGTAGGATGGACTACTTATCTGGCTAAAAAGAATTGCCATATCCATGCCTTGTAACATTGCTGGCATTGCTGTCTCATATGGGCAGTCTCGAGAGAACCCAACTTTCCCAGACTTCTTTACCTTTCTGATGCAATTTTTAAACTTCTCATGGCACTTCACGTTCATCATTCCTGTTAAAGTAGCCAATTCAGCAATGTTTCAGAAACCCAACAGCACaataaacctaaaaaaaaaaactcgtgGCATATGGATTAGCTGAATTCTAAGCACATGACCATTTGACTTTTATGGACTACTTCCTACCGACCTCAGTTAAGCAATAACTAAAAATACAATGTGACAGCACATGTACTGGTCCATTGAAGTCATGAACTGCCAGCCTTTGAGGTCAGCCACAACGATTGTAAAGGAACCACCAGAATAGTGAAAAGAATAAACAACTAGCCTATATACCAAGTAGACACTAGAAGCCAACTACAATTTTTAAATACTCTGAATTTCTGAAGGTACTCAGGTTTAGTAGCATTGAGCCATCGGCAAGCAAATGCTACTTATTTGACAAAAGCCAGGACACCTCAAaccaatgaaaagaaaaacaactggTAGCTTTAAAAAGGAACTAATATCAATTAGATATGTTGTTTAAAAGTGAAAGAGccaaagaataacaacaacataCAGATGCAGCAAGTAAATAGCAATTAACAACATAAAACCGACAGTGTTAACAAATTTATCTTCCAATTTGATTGACATTTCAAAAGCAATTTTGACTTAATTCCGTAATGTAAGGAGAAGTAAGCTATCAACTTTCCATAGTTACCCTTTTACACAACACTACAACAGACAGTtttatcaaaaaagaaattcagAAATGCATAAGAACTTTTGTTTGTAAAGCTTCcccatttatatatttttgtattctTTGTTGTGTACCTTAagtatattttttctatttttccttttcattttagcAAAATTTCTGTACGATTTTTGGTATTTTCACAAGGGAAAAGCTAAGAAACTATTTATAACTTTTTCTTCACTTAGCCCTTTTCAGAGATGCCAGTATTTTTTGAAGACTACAGTTTCCGAAATGCTTCCAAAAGAAACTTTGCAAGAGCAAAGAACTCCTTCGTAAATTACAACATTCCCTaccaatttcaatttaaaaaaatggaagtataaagagagagaaaagagattaCCTTTTTTCTCCACACATTCATCATGAAGTTTGCAACAAGCATCAAGATCATCACATGGACTCTCTCCAGGACAGCCACTCCATCCTACTCCACAAAACTTTCCATATCTAATACCAAGAGCTACAGATAAAAGAACTAAGATATTTTGCTGAATCaactaagaagaaaaacaaacagcATGGTTTGTAGAATATAGTTAGCTCGTGCTGTGTAACATAAGACTGCTATTCTCGAAATAGTCTCTCCAGGTGGCGACTGATCAATTAAACCTTGAATGCTGTTTCTTGTCAATTCACCAAAATCAACATACCAAACTATATTGTTAGCAggttttagtaatttttttttttctactcaAGATTCTGAAATAGAACTGACTATAATCAAGTGGCATATAACACCAGTTAAGAAAAGCTATATCTAAGTTTCTAACTAACTGGTGCTGATATTGTCAGACTGAGGACAAAGCAGGTTAAAGTTCAGCAAAGACATGGGAGG from Nymphaea colorata isolate Beijing-Zhang1983 chromosome 6, ASM883128v2, whole genome shotgun sequence includes these protein-coding regions:
- the LOC116256120 gene encoding probable phospholipase A2 homolog 1 isoform X2 translates to MRRQIGCSKTCVAENCNSLGIRYGKFCGVGWSGCPGESPCDDLDACCKLHDECVEKKGMMNVKCHEKFKNCIRKVKKSGKVGFSRDCPYETAMPAMLQGMDMAILFSQISSPSYEL
- the LOC116256120 gene encoding probable phospholipase A2 homolog 1 isoform X1: MDRRVVCGLLAWVALVAVAECLSSQSHEEIGCSKTCVAENCNSLGIRYGKFCGVGWSGCPGESPCDDLDACCKLHDECVEKKGMMNVKCHEKFKNCIRKVKKSGKVGFSRDCPYETAMPAMLQGMDMAILFSQISSPSYEL